One genomic segment of Gemmatimonadota bacterium includes these proteins:
- a CDS encoding microcin C ABC transporter permease YejB, with protein MGSYILRRFLLFFPTLLGVMVINFLIIQAAPGGPVEQAIAQIQGHDVDASARVGGDGGELSSSQNQRQRSGGSTSKYRGAQGLDPELIAELERMYGFDKPAHERFYQMMVRYLQFDFGESFYRDQTVVDIVLDKMPVSISLGLWTTLLVYLISIPLGVTKAVRDGSRFDIWTSGVIVIGNAVPGFMFAIFLIVLFAGGSYFDFFPLRGLTSPEWDQFGLFHKITDYFWHLALPIASMVIGGFAGLTLLTKNSFLDEINKQYVMTARAKGLEEHRVLYGHVFRNAMLIVIAGFPSAFVNILFTGSLLTEIIFSLDGLGLLGYEATVNRDYPIMFATLYFFTLLGLIMQLVSDLTYTLIDPRIDFESREV; from the coding sequence ATGGGATCCTATATTTTAAGACGCTTTTTGCTATTCTTCCCAACGCTACTCGGCGTCATGGTGATCAATTTTCTGATCATTCAAGCCGCGCCCGGTGGACCTGTTGAGCAAGCCATCGCACAGATACAGGGCCACGATGTGGATGCGTCTGCCCGCGTAGGCGGCGATGGCGGCGAACTATCGTCCTCGCAAAACCAGCGACAGCGCAGTGGGGGATCAACGAGCAAATACCGCGGCGCGCAAGGGCTTGACCCCGAACTGATCGCGGAATTGGAGCGGATGTATGGCTTTGACAAACCGGCTCATGAACGCTTCTATCAGATGATGGTGCGCTATTTGCAATTCGACTTTGGCGAAAGTTTTTATCGCGACCAAACCGTTGTCGATATCGTCCTGGACAAAATGCCCGTATCGATTTCCCTCGGCTTGTGGACGACATTGCTCGTTTATCTGATCTCAATTCCACTGGGCGTAACCAAAGCCGTGCGCGACGGATCCAGATTCGACATATGGACTTCGGGCGTGATCGTCATAGGCAATGCCGTGCCGGGATTTATGTTTGCGATCTTCTTAATCGTGTTATTTGCCGGTGGCAGTTATTTCGACTTTTTTCCACTGCGGGGATTGACCTCCCCCGAATGGGACCAGTTTGGCTTATTTCACAAAATCACCGATTATTTCTGGCACCTCGCACTGCCCATCGCATCCATGGTAATTGGTGGATTTGCCGGATTGACCCTCTTGACAAAAAATTCGTTTCTGGACGAAATCAACAAACAATACGTCATGACGGCACGGGCAAAGGGATTGGAAGAGCACCGCGTATTGTACGGGCACGTTTTTCGCAATGCCATGCTAATCGTGATCGCGGGATTCCCGAGTGCATTTGTCAACATCTTATTCACGGGTTCACTACTGACCGAGATAATCTTTTCGCTCGATGGCCTGGGCCTCCTGGGCTATGAAGCCACAGTCAACCGCGATTACCCGATCATGTTTGCCACGCTTTACTTTTTTACCTTGCTGGGATTGATAATGCAACTGGTAAGTGACTTGACTTATACACTGATAGATCCGAGGATTGATTTTGAAAGCAGAGAAGTATAG
- a CDS encoding GGDEF domain-containing protein, translating to MASLALQDSMGTKALPDASDFKRALVDVLYRRHFGALLIFCIDSLNQAHGDNVSQALKVLNSVVIPAPESFHITDDKIAVLFDADDARVHEIPSSLPAVIADQTGLRVSCGGIKISSEDYGLHPQMSEIIFSTAQCVLARAQQHAIPQVVWLTEKSTEDALSDISLNFFREIARINAALVQRMTLESRTDFLTGLYNRRGFEAVFTRMVRRANRNGKPLALYYIDSDSLKAINDSKGHDAGDRFIANLAQVLNDMLRGSDLLSRWAGDEFAAVVENTSRARAYAIARRLNRAVDERTEGTISIGVYHGVPESTEDAFRQADAALYRVKNRGKNDIELADPV from the coding sequence ATGGCATCTCTGGCACTTCAAGATAGCATGGGCACTAAGGCATTGCCAGACGCGTCCGATTTTAAACGCGCGCTCGTGGACGTTTTATACCGAAGGCATTTTGGGGCATTGCTAATTTTTTGCATTGATTCCCTCAATCAAGCGCACGGGGACAATGTGAGCCAGGCACTTAAAGTGCTAAATTCCGTTGTTATTCCCGCCCCCGAAAGCTTTCACATAACAGATGACAAAATCGCCGTGCTTTTTGATGCTGACGATGCGCGTGTGCATGAAATCCCATCATCTCTGCCTGCCGTGATTGCCGACCAAACAGGACTTCGCGTATCTTGCGGTGGCATCAAAATCTCGAGCGAGGATTATGGCCTGCATCCTCAAATGTCCGAGATAATATTTTCCACTGCCCAATGCGTACTCGCCCGGGCACAACAGCACGCGATCCCGCAGGTGGTCTGGTTGACCGAAAAGTCCACGGAGGATGCATTATCGGATATTTCTCTGAACTTTTTTCGAGAAATTGCGCGTATCAACGCCGCCCTGGTACAGAGAATGACATTGGAATCGCGCACAGATTTTTTGACAGGTCTTTACAATCGGCGCGGTTTTGAAGCAGTATTTACACGTATGGTGCGACGCGCAAATCGCAATGGAAAGCCCCTCGCGCTCTACTACATAGATTCTGATTCTCTCAAAGCGATCAACGACAGCAAAGGGCACGACGCGGGCGACCGATTTATTGCAAATTTGGCACAGGTATTGAATGACATGCTACGCGGATCGGATTTGTTATCGAGGTGGGCTGGCGATGAATTTGCTGCAGTAGTTGAAAATACATCGAGAGCGCGTGCTTATGCGATAGCCCGCCGTTTGAACCGTGCTGTTGATGAGCGCACGGAAGGCACGATATCCATTGGGGTTTATCACGGCGTGCCCGAATCAACAGAAGACGCGTTTCGACAAGCAGATGCCGCCCTTTACCGCGTAAAAAACCGCGGGAAAAATGATATTGAACTGGCTGATCCGGTTTAG
- a CDS encoding biotin attachment protein codes for MAKKKVIFMNTAFRDGFQSVYGARVFTPDFLPAVEAARDAGIEYYEAGGGARFQSLYFYCNEDAFAMTDAFREAAGPEANLQTLARGVNVVGLESQSSDIIKLHAELFKKHGITTIRNFDALNDVNNLIYSGQCIAEAGLHHQVCVTLMELPPGCTGAHDADFYEQTLREILDADIPYHSVCFKDASGTAVPAKVYETIKRARQLLPDDTFIHFHTHETAGISVQANLAALEAGADAIDLSLAPCSGGTCQPDILVMWHALRGTDFDLDIDIEKVRDAEEVFKECMADYFLPPEATAVEPMIPWSPMPGGALTANTQMLRDNGIMDKYPDMIKAMGDVVARGGFGTSVTPVSQFYFQQAFNNVMFGPWERIAEPYGQMVLGYFGKTPVPPDPEVVKIAANQLGLEPTDQPPLERNDADPEKGRDAAKKLLDAEGIEATDENIFIVATCGDKGMDFLKGNAEIGVRKIEKQDDAPVPVADGAAEYKLQVNGKSVRVQIDGNIATVNGTAYTVDIEDTVSTQASTPANAESVSAQMPGKVIRILKHTGDQVQAGEAILILEAMKMEVQITSPNAGTVVEMPVNVGDQVSNGQTLAMVG; via the coding sequence ATGGCAAAGAAAAAAGTAATATTTATGAATACAGCATTTCGCGACGGCTTCCAGTCGGTCTATGGCGCGCGCGTGTTCACGCCCGACTTTTTACCTGCGGTAGAAGCCGCACGCGACGCGGGTATCGAGTATTATGAAGCTGGTGGCGGAGCGCGATTTCAATCCCTGTACTTTTATTGCAACGAAGATGCATTTGCAATGACCGATGCCTTCCGCGAAGCCGCAGGACCAGAGGCCAATTTGCAGACCCTGGCACGCGGCGTGAATGTAGTCGGACTGGAATCGCAGTCGAGCGACATCATCAAGCTACACGCCGAATTATTCAAAAAACACGGCATTACGACCATCCGAAATTTTGACGCCCTCAACGACGTCAACAATTTGATCTACAGCGGGCAATGCATCGCAGAAGCGGGATTGCACCACCAGGTATGCGTGACATTGATGGAATTGCCACCCGGATGCACCGGCGCACACGACGCGGATTTTTATGAACAAACACTCCGCGAAATTTTAGATGCCGATATTCCATATCACTCCGTGTGTTTCAAAGATGCCTCAGGTACAGCCGTGCCGGCAAAAGTATATGAGACCATTAAACGGGCGCGCCAACTGCTGCCCGACGACACATTTATCCACTTTCACACCCATGAAACGGCCGGGATCAGCGTACAGGCCAATCTGGCAGCGTTGGAAGCGGGAGCCGATGCCATAGACCTGTCCCTGGCACCGTGTTCTGGAGGCACCTGCCAGCCCGATATCCTGGTCATGTGGCACGCACTACGTGGCACAGATTTCGACCTGGACATCGACATAGAGAAAGTCCGCGACGCCGAGGAAGTATTTAAAGAATGCATGGCGGATTACTTTTTGCCACCAGAAGCTACGGCAGTCGAACCCATGATCCCCTGGAGTCCAATGCCGGGCGGCGCGCTCACGGCCAATACGCAGATGTTGCGAGACAATGGCATTATGGACAAATATCCCGACATGATCAAAGCCATGGGCGACGTAGTCGCACGAGGCGGTTTTGGCACATCTGTCACACCCGTATCGCAATTCTATTTTCAACAGGCATTTAACAATGTGATGTTTGGACCCTGGGAAAGAATCGCCGAACCTTATGGACAGATGGTACTCGGCTATTTTGGCAAAACCCCTGTACCCCCCGATCCCGAAGTTGTGAAAATTGCGGCAAATCAGTTGGGACTTGAACCCACAGACCAGCCGCCTCTTGAACGCAATGATGCCGATCCCGAAAAAGGGAGAGACGCCGCGAAAAAACTGTTGGACGCCGAGGGAATTGAGGCGACGGACGAGAACATCTTTATCGTAGCGACGTGCGGCGATAAGGGAATGGATTTCTTGAAAGGCAATGCGGAAATTGGCGTACGGAAAATAGAAAAACAGGATGACGCACCCGTGCCAGTTGCCGACGGCGCAGCAGAATACAAGCTACAGGTCAACGGCAAATCCGTGCGCGTGCAAATCGACGGCAACATCGCCACCGTAAATGGCACAGCTTATACAGTGGATATAGAAGATACGGTATCTACACAGGCATCAACACCCGCAAATGCCGAATCCGTAAGCGCGCAAATGCCCGGAAAAGTCATTCGGATTTTAAAACACACAGGGGATCAAGTCCAGGCCGGCGAAGCGATCCTCATTCTGGAAGCCATGAAAATGGAAGTCCAGATCACCTCTCCAAATGCTGGCACAGTCGTCGAAATGCCCGTCAACGTCGGCGATCAAGTATCCAATGGCCAAACGCTTGCGATGGTAGGGTAA
- a CDS encoding dCMP deaminase family protein, translating to MQKRVDYLSWDEYFMGVALLSAHRSKDPNTQVGACIINEKKKIVGIGYNGLPIGCSDDEFPWSREGDFLDTKYPYICHAELNAILNKISADLHECTLYVTLFPCNECAKVIIQSGIREVIYLANKYPKSDSVKATYRMFNSAGIRYRALEEYRARVVLDFRV from the coding sequence ATGCAAAAACGCGTAGATTATTTATCGTGGGATGAGTACTTTATGGGCGTAGCTCTGCTATCGGCACACCGAAGCAAAGACCCCAATACACAAGTAGGCGCGTGTATTATCAACGAAAAAAAGAAAATCGTGGGCATTGGATACAACGGATTGCCCATTGGGTGTTCAGACGATGAGTTTCCCTGGAGCAGAGAAGGTGATTTTCTCGACACAAAATATCCCTATATCTGCCATGCAGAATTAAATGCAATTTTGAACAAAATCAGCGCAGACTTGCATGAATGCACGCTTTACGTCACCTTATTTCCGTGCAATGAATGTGCAAAAGTAATTATTCAGTCGGGCATTCGCGAAGTAATCTATCTGGCGAATAAATATCCAAAATCCGATTCCGTAAAAGCCACCTACCGCATGTTTAACAGTGCGGGTATTCGCTATCGCGCGCTGGAGGAATACCGAGCGCGCGTTGTCCTTGATTTCAGGGTCTGA
- a CDS encoding hydroxyacid dehydrogenase, giving the protein MSKPNVGIVVRKSLRERILSDWDLEKLESFANVTINDEDRDIVDGEAAEFLNGMDGAMTSWNSGDLSPAILEGVPTLKIWAYGAGTVKGKICDEAWEKDIVVTSAAPAIADDVAEMTMGFMTMGLRRVFSHSRAMREGEKKPDKTESRSLYRRTIGVISASQVGQRVMRLLRPYQTRILLYDPFVTPERAEEFGAELADLETIAREAEVVTVHAPKLDATYHLWNETHFKLMRDDCVFINTSRGANIDEAALIAELQKGRFSAFLDVTDPEPPAMDSPLRRLPNVVLTPHCAGLQSYRIGALVVEELRRFFAGEDQLFQVKREMLDRLA; this is encoded by the coding sequence GTGAGCAAACCAAACGTGGGTATTGTGGTTCGGAAATCGCTCAGAGAAAGGATTTTGAGTGATTGGGATTTAGAGAAATTGGAAAGTTTTGCAAATGTGACAATCAACGACGAGGACCGCGATATCGTAGATGGTGAAGCGGCTGAATTTCTGAACGGAATGGATGGAGCGATGACGAGCTGGAACTCGGGAGATTTGTCGCCAGCAATTCTGGAAGGCGTGCCAACGCTAAAAATTTGGGCTTATGGCGCGGGCACTGTAAAAGGAAAAATCTGCGATGAAGCCTGGGAAAAAGATATTGTGGTAACAAGTGCCGCGCCCGCGATAGCCGATGATGTGGCGGAAATGACCATGGGATTCATGACCATGGGATTGCGCCGGGTATTTTCCCATTCGCGTGCCATGCGAGAAGGCGAAAAAAAACCGGACAAGACCGAATCCCGCTCTCTATATCGGCGCACAATTGGCGTCATCAGCGCCAGCCAGGTCGGGCAGCGCGTAATGCGGTTGTTGCGACCCTATCAGACGCGCATATTGCTCTACGACCCCTTTGTGACGCCAGAACGCGCAGAGGAATTTGGCGCAGAACTCGCGGACCTGGAGACAATAGCGCGCGAGGCAGAAGTGGTAACCGTTCACGCCCCCAAATTGGACGCGACATATCACCTCTGGAATGAGACGCATTTTAAGCTCATGCGCGATGACTGCGTATTTATCAACACATCGCGCGGTGCGAATATCGACGAAGCCGCGCTAATCGCAGAATTGCAAAAAGGGCGATTCTCCGCCTTCTTAGATGTAACCGATCCCGAACCGCCTGCTATGGACAGTCCGTTGCGCCGTTTGCCCAACGTGGTCTTAACGCCGCATTGTGCCGGGTTGCAATCCTATCGCATCGGCGCATTGGTAGTCGAAGAATTGCGCCGATTCTTTGCGGGTGAAGACCAGCTATTTCAAGTCAAACGAGAAATGCTGGATCGGCTGGCATAG
- a CDS encoding HEAT repeat domain-containing protein, producing the protein MPKKKRYGMNKYQKRAKKVGELRLRREDIPHYLALAESDDPTDRHEAAANLCPCHVRHPVPEIQTALFMLMEDPDPNVRARAWHTLEDGGVPDDPRMDEIFERARQNETNKTVLNFMRQVQNENHAHKERTMLKVAAQSEYNQTGRCDFCGTTGRVKTDFDTEIPDRGQMRFALVCEDCVA; encoded by the coding sequence ATGCCAAAAAAGAAACGCTATGGAATGAATAAATACCAGAAAAGAGCAAAGAAAGTAGGCGAACTTCGGTTGCGGCGGGAAGATATTCCGCATTATCTCGCACTGGCAGAGAGCGACGACCCGACAGACCGACACGAGGCTGCTGCCAATTTGTGTCCGTGTCATGTGCGGCATCCCGTGCCCGAAATACAGACCGCGCTCTTCATGCTCATGGAAGACCCCGACCCAAACGTGCGCGCCCGCGCCTGGCACACGCTGGAAGATGGCGGCGTACCCGACGACCCGAGAATGGATGAAATTTTTGAACGCGCCCGTCAAAATGAAACCAATAAGACAGTCCTGAACTTTATGCGGCAGGTGCAAAACGAAAATCACGCGCACAAAGAACGCACCATGCTCAAAGTCGCAGCCCAATCGGAATACAATCAGACTGGCCGATGCGATTTTTGCGGAACAACCGGCAGGGTAAAAACAGATTTTGACACCGAAATACCCGACAGGGGGCAGATGCGCTTTGCATTGGTATGTGAAGATTGTGTAGCGTGA
- a CDS encoding DUF493 domain-containing protein, with protein sequence MQLDPNSTKDFFMIEGPSEIEYPCLWNFKIIGREEEHMRRAIAKIVGNSDYTLTFSNQSRHGKYRSLNLDMVVLDESHRLNIYEALRHHRSIQIVL encoded by the coding sequence ATGCAGTTGGATCCCAATTCAACAAAGGATTTTTTTATGATCGAAGGACCATCAGAAATTGAGTATCCGTGTTTATGGAATTTTAAGATCATTGGCCGCGAAGAAGAACACATGCGTCGGGCGATTGCCAAAATTGTGGGCAACAGCGATTATACCCTGACCTTTTCAAATCAGAGCAGGCACGGGAAGTATCGCAGCTTAAACCTCGATATGGTCGTCCTCGACGAATCCCACCGCCTCAATATCTATGAGGCTCTCAGACATCATCGCAGTATTCAAATTGTTCTTTGA
- a CDS encoding biotin--[acetyl-CoA-carboxylase] ligase — translation MNFLPPEWHEQLASTNTHLLQRLYRGERLASGFVLAAREQTAGRGRYQRQWIAQANENLTFSFLLITRAAFSQLTSIPIAISLGVSDALKIYGISTQTKWPNDVLIDGAKICGMLLERSDKKQPDGTAIVIGIGLNVNMDATTAALIDRPVTSMRLETGREYDLEQVLEQVLSSTAPWIDRWESEGFPALRTAWEHRCVYIGEEISVGEGDDVKTGVLAGFGDCGQLLLREPDGQVSEIWAGDVAAI, via the coding sequence ATGAATTTTCTACCCCCCGAATGGCACGAGCAACTCGCTTCGACCAATACGCACCTTCTTCAGCGTCTATATAGAGGTGAGAGGCTTGCGTCTGGCTTTGTCCTGGCTGCGCGGGAGCAAACCGCTGGGCGGGGGCGTTACCAGCGCCAATGGATCGCGCAGGCCAATGAGAATCTGACGTTTTCCTTTCTTCTCATTACAAGAGCCGCGTTTTCCCAATTGACTTCTATTCCCATTGCTATTTCTCTGGGTGTATCCGATGCGCTGAAAATTTATGGTATAAGTACGCAAACCAAGTGGCCCAACGATGTTTTGATCGACGGTGCCAAAATTTGCGGTATGCTCCTTGAGCGCAGCGACAAAAAACAACCCGATGGTACGGCAATTGTCATTGGTATTGGTCTCAACGTGAATATGGATGCGACGACCGCGGCGCTTATCGACCGTCCCGTTACTTCTATGCGTCTTGAAACGGGACGCGAGTACGATCTCGAACAAGTTCTCGAACAAGTTCTCTCATCCACTGCCCCGTGGATTGATCGTTGGGAAAGCGAGGGTTTTCCAGCTCTTCGCACCGCCTGGGAGCACCGCTGTGTTTATATTGGTGAGGAGATTTCGGTTGGCGAAGGCGATGACGTGAAAACGGGCGTTCTCGCGGGGTTTGGCGACTGCGGCCAGCTTTTGTTGCGCGAGCCAGATGGTCAGGTGAGTGAGATTTGGGCAGGCGATGTCGCGGCGATTTAA
- a CDS encoding sodium ion-translocating decarboxylase subunit beta produces MDILYEFLNTTGFANLSWGNVIMIAIGIVFIHLAITRDYEPLLLLPIGFGMIVGNIPAIPSMALGVYDEGSVLRYIYFGVTSGLFPPLIFLGIGAMTDFSTLLSNPKLVLLGAAAQMGIFLTLIGALYLGFSPSESGAIGIIGGADGPTAIFLSAKLAPHLLGAIAIAAYSYMALVPVIQPPVMKLLTSRRERLIRMPEPRKPSKRERIIFPIAGFLIATLIAPGALTLLGMLFFGNLLKESMVTDRLAESARTAMVDIVTILLGFSVGASTEAQTFLTPDSLLIFGLGALSFAVATASGVLFAKLMNVLTKEKINPLVGAAGVSAVPDSARVVQMVGQQEDAHNFLLMHAMAPNVAGVIGSAVAAGILWSVLVQ; encoded by the coding sequence ATGGACATACTCTACGAGTTTTTGAACACGACTGGATTTGCCAACTTGAGTTGGGGCAATGTCATTATGATCGCAATCGGCATTGTATTTATTCACCTGGCGATCACCAGAGATTACGAACCCCTGTTGCTGCTGCCAATTGGTTTTGGCATGATCGTGGGAAACATCCCCGCTATTCCGAGCATGGCTCTCGGCGTTTACGACGAGGGCAGTGTATTGCGCTATATTTACTTCGGCGTGACATCGGGCTTATTCCCACCGCTGATCTTTTTGGGAATTGGCGCAATGACCGATTTTTCGACACTCCTGTCCAATCCCAAACTGGTATTATTAGGCGCTGCGGCGCAAATGGGCATCTTCCTGACCCTGATCGGCGCGCTATATCTGGGCTTTTCACCTTCTGAATCCGGAGCCATCGGAATCATTGGCGGTGCTGATGGACCTACGGCCATTTTCCTATCGGCCAAATTGGCCCCTCATCTTTTGGGCGCCATTGCCATCGCCGCGTATTCGTACATGGCACTCGTCCCGGTAATTCAGCCGCCGGTTATGAAGCTGCTGACCTCAAGACGCGAACGACTGATTCGCATGCCCGAACCGCGCAAACCTTCCAAACGCGAACGCATCATTTTTCCGATAGCTGGTTTCTTAATTGCAACCTTAATTGCACCGGGTGCATTGACCCTGCTGGGCATGTTGTTTTTTGGCAACTTGCTAAAAGAGAGCATGGTCACAGACCGCTTGGCAGAGTCCGCGCGCACGGCAATGGTCGATATTGTGACAATTTTGCTCGGTTTCTCCGTGGGCGCCAGCACAGAGGCACAGACATTTTTGACCCCCGATTCGCTTTTGATTTTTGGCCTGGGTGCGCTATCTTTTGCAGTCGCCACGGCCAGCGGCGTCCTATTTGCGAAGTTGATGAACGTGTTGACAAAAGAAAAAATCAATCCCCTCGTAGGTGCCGCAGGCGTATCGGCAGTACCCGACTCTGCGCGGGTCGTGCAGATGGTGGGACAACAAGAAGACGCACATAATTTTTTATTAATGCACGCCATGGCACCCAATGTAGCTGGCGTAATCGGTTCAGCCGTTGCCGCGGGCATCTTGTGGTCGGTACTGGTTCAGTAG
- a CDS encoding type II toxin-antitoxin system PemK/MazF family toxin — translation MARILRGDIVWADLNPVRGHEQAGRRPVAVISDDAFNEQSGTVIAMAITGIPQRAGFPFTLEIASVEMPRRSWIKVSQIRTLSVERLENKIGRISSQELNRIVDGLNQLITG, via the coding sequence ATGGCCCGAATACTGAGAGGCGATATTGTTTGGGCGGACTTGAACCCTGTTCGTGGACATGAGCAAGCAGGCCGCAGACCGGTTGCCGTTATAAGCGACGACGCTTTTAATGAGCAATCAGGCACAGTAATCGCAATGGCTATCACAGGCATACCTCAGCGTGCAGGATTTCCTTTTACTTTAGAGATAGCAAGCGTAGAAATGCCCCGGCGTTCCTGGATAAAAGTCAGTCAGATTAGAACACTTTCGGTTGAGCGATTGGAAAATAAAATAGGACGCATTTCTTCTCAGGAACTCAATCGTATAGTTGACGGCCTTAACCAATTAATCACGGGATAG
- a CDS encoding ribbon-helix-helix protein, CopG family — MGASRITITLDEGLLKRLDHLVQAVPYSSRSRAIQEAVEDKLRQANRDDFEKELVKLDPQFEQEMADEGLCEDVREWPEY, encoded by the coding sequence ATGGGCGCATCGAGAATAACCATAACGCTGGATGAAGGGTTGCTCAAACGCCTTGACCATCTCGTGCAGGCGGTACCTTATTCAAGTCGTAGCCGGGCGATTCAAGAGGCAGTTGAGGACAAGCTCAGACAGGCGAATAGGGATGACTTTGAGAAGGAGCTTGTCAAGTTAGATCCGCAATTTGAACAGGAAATGGCCGATGAAGGGTTATGTGAGGATGTGCGGGAATGGCCCGAATACTGA
- a CDS encoding ABC transporter substrate-binding protein translates to MKTILFALVLSLLVVAMPLADQPNYKGHAISMYGDLKYGPDFKHFDYANPNAPKGGTVKRSAGGTYDCLNQFILKGVSAYGLGLIYDSLTERSLDEPFSEYGLLAESIEVPPDRSWTLFTLRSGARWHDGKPITPEDVVFTFETIQTKGHPFYRNYYADIKQIEKVGERQVKFTFGGKDNRELPLIVGQMAILPKHYWEGKNFEETTLEPPLGSGPYKIEAYEPGRSITYRRVENYWGTDLSIKKGRYNPDVIHYDYYKDGTVATEAQKGGEFDFALQNNSKSWATAYDIPAVAEGRLIKELIPHENGTGMQGFWFNTRRSKFADPKVRHALAHAFDFEWTNTNLFYGQYARSTSYFSNTELASSGLPQGQELEILEAFRGQIPEEVFTSEYKPPTTDGSGNIRQNLRVATRMLKAAGWSVKEGKLTNDASGKTMIIEFLINNSPSWERIVGPYIQNLERLGVEAAIKIVDTSQYQNRVQEYDFDAIVSLRGQSLSPGNEQRGYWTSAAADEPGTRNYAGIKDPVVDALVDQLINAPDRKALVSTTRALDRVLLWGHYVVPHWHIRAHRVVYWNKFGKPDISPRYLPQPWQYFPDTWWVDATKEAALKKN, encoded by the coding sequence ATGAAAACTATTTTATTCGCGCTGGTATTGAGTTTGTTGGTTGTCGCAATGCCATTGGCAGATCAGCCCAATTACAAAGGTCACGCGATTTCGATGTACGGCGACTTAAAATACGGGCCTGACTTCAAGCACTTCGACTATGCCAACCCCAATGCGCCCAAGGGCGGTACCGTGAAAAGAAGTGCTGGCGGCACCTATGATTGCTTGAATCAATTCATCCTCAAAGGCGTGTCGGCTTATGGATTGGGGTTGATCTACGATTCATTGACAGAGCGTTCACTGGACGAGCCTTTCTCAGAATACGGTTTGCTTGCAGAGTCGATAGAAGTGCCCCCTGACCGCTCATGGACACTCTTCACACTGCGCTCTGGCGCGCGGTGGCACGATGGCAAACCCATTACGCCAGAAGATGTCGTCTTTACTTTTGAAACAATTCAAACCAAAGGCCACCCTTTTTATCGAAATTATTATGCGGATATCAAACAGATTGAAAAGGTTGGCGAGCGGCAGGTAAAATTCACATTTGGCGGAAAGGACAATCGAGAATTGCCCCTCATTGTCGGACAAATGGCGATCTTGCCCAAACACTATTGGGAAGGCAAAAATTTTGAAGAAACAACACTGGAACCGCCCCTCGGCAGCGGACCTTACAAAATTGAAGCATATGAACCCGGGCGTTCGATCACATATCGACGCGTCGAAAATTATTGGGGCACTGATCTGTCCATAAAAAAAGGGCGCTATAATCCAGACGTCATTCACTACGATTATTACAAAGACGGGACTGTAGCAACCGAAGCACAAAAAGGCGGTGAATTTGATTTTGCATTGCAAAACAACTCCAAGTCGTGGGCAACCGCGTACGATATTCCGGCTGTAGCCGAAGGCAGACTGATTAAGGAATTAATCCCACACGAAAATGGCACCGGGATGCAGGGATTCTGGTTTAACACACGACGCAGCAAATTTGCCGACCCCAAAGTGCGACACGCGCTGGCTCATGCATTTGATTTTGAATGGACCAATACAAATCTGTTCTACGGGCAATACGCGCGTTCAACGAGTTATTTTTCCAACACAGAACTCGCCTCATCGGGACTGCCGCAGGGGCAGGAACTCGAAATATTAGAAGCATTTCGCGGACAGATACCCGAGGAAGTATTCACCTCAGAATACAAACCACCCACAACAGATGGATCGGGCAATATTCGCCAGAATTTGCGCGTGGCCACACGGATGTTGAAAGCAGCCGGATGGTCGGTCAAAGAAGGGAAGCTCACCAACGACGCATCGGGCAAGACAATGATAATTGAATTTTTAATCAACAACTCGCCCTCCTGGGAGCGCATTGTAGGTCCGTACATTCAAAACCTGGAGCGACTCGGCGTGGAAGCCGCAATTAAAATTGTGGATACATCGCAATATCAAAATCGCGTTCAAGAATACGATTTTGATGCTATTGTAAGCCTCAGGGGACAGTCACTAAGCCCCGGCAACGAACAGCGCGGTTACTGGACATCGGCAGCTGCGGATGAACCCGGTACGAGAAATTATGCGGGCATCAAAGATCCCGTCGTAGATGCGCTGGTAGATCAGCTAATCAACGCACCCGATAGAAAAGCCCTCGTATCAACCACCCGCGCACTGGACCGCGTACTCCTGTGGGGGCACTACGTGGTACCCCACTGGCATATCCGTGCACACCGCGTAGTGTACTGGAACAAATTTGGCAAACCCGATATTTCGCCCAGGTACCTGCCTCAACCCTGGCAATATTTCCCCGATACGTGGTGGGTTGATGCTACAAAAGAAGCGGCGTTAAAGAAAAATTAA